From Medicago truncatula cultivar Jemalong A17 chromosome 7, MtrunA17r5.0-ANR, whole genome shotgun sequence, a single genomic window includes:
- the LOC11442027 gene encoding CASP-like protein 1E1 gives MGNQSKTSVDGVHSDVKVLEMKTKRSNVLDVLLRVLGFLLTLTATIIVGFGKETKVISYASLQFKVTAKWEYMSAIVFFLVTNAIGCSYAAISMVVSTIARTSGNKTALLMITLLDLVIMALLFSANGAAGAVGVLGQKGNSHVQWMKVCNVFDAYCRHMTVALVLSIIGSTVFLLLVAHSLFKLHYYRSN, from the exons ATGGGAAACCAGTCAAAGACAAGTGTGGATGGAGTTCACAGCGATGTAAAGGTTTTGGAGATGAAAACTAAAAGGAGTAATGTTTTAGATGTGTTGCTTAGGGTTCTTGGTTTCTTGCTTACTCTCACTGCTACTATCATTGTGGGTTTTGGCAAGGAGACTAAGGTCATTTCATACGCTTCATTGCAATTCAAAGTTACTGCTAAGTGGGAATATATGTCTGCTATTGT GTTTTTCTTGGTGACAAATGCTATAGGATGTTCATATGCTGCAATTTCTATGGTGGTTTCAACAATTGCAAGAACCAGTGGAAATAAAACAGCACTATTGATGATAACACTGCTTGACCTAGTTATAATGGCATTACTCTTCTCAGCCAATGGAGCTGCTGGTGCAGTGGGAGTGTTAGGACAGAAAGGAAACTCACACGTGCAATGGATGAAAGTGTGCAATGTATTTGATGCCTATTGTCGTCACATGACTGTTGCTTTGGTCCTATCTATCATTGGTTCCACTGTCTTCCTTTTACTTGTGGCTCACTCTCTTTTCAAACTCCATTATTATAGATCAAACTAG